One Methylobacterium oryzae DNA window includes the following coding sequences:
- the rsfS gene encoding ribosome silencing factor — translation MKALALECLDDMKAEETIAIDLAGKTSLADTMIITSGRSQRHVGSIADKIIQEMKNRGYGNARVEGMPACDWVLIDAGDVLVHIFRPEVRGFYNLEKMWGADRPVGIAAG, via the coding sequence CTGAAGGCGCTCGCCCTCGAATGCCTCGACGACATGAAGGCCGAGGAGACGATCGCGATCGATCTGGCCGGCAAGACCTCGCTCGCCGACACGATGATCATCACGTCGGGTCGCTCGCAGCGTCACGTCGGCTCGATCGCCGACAAGATCATCCAGGAAATGAAGAATCGTGGCTACGGGAACGCCCGGGTCGAGGGCATGCCGGCCTGCGACTGGGTGCTGATCGACGCCGGCGACGTGCTGGTGCACATCTTCCGCCCCGAGGTCCGCGGCTTCTACAATCTCGAGAAGATGTGGGGCGCCGACCGCCCCGTCGGGATCGCGGCCGGCTAG
- the rlmH gene encoding 23S rRNA (pseudouridine(1915)-N(3))-methyltransferase RlmH encodes MRLVLAAVGRLKAGPERELASRYRDRAAQLGRGLGFPSCDSVEIPESRARRAPDRCVEEAAALATHLPAGGVLVAYDERGRADLASEAMAERVAAWRDAARPALVVVIGGPDGLDASIRTRAELILSFGAATLPHGLVRVLALEQLYRSLTILAGHPYHRGEAG; translated from the coding sequence GTGCGCCTGGTCCTGGCCGCGGTCGGACGGCTGAAGGCCGGGCCGGAGCGCGAACTCGCGTCACGATATCGCGACCGCGCCGCGCAACTCGGACGCGGCCTCGGCTTCCCGTCCTGCGACAGCGTCGAGATCCCGGAATCCCGCGCCCGCCGCGCCCCGGACCGGTGCGTCGAGGAGGCGGCGGCGCTCGCGACCCATCTGCCCGCGGGCGGTGTCCTCGTCGCCTACGACGAGCGCGGTCGGGCCGATCTCGCCAGCGAGGCCATGGCCGAGCGCGTCGCCGCTTGGCGCGACGCGGCCCGGCCGGCCCTGGTCGTGGTGATCGGCGGCCCGGACGGGCTGGACGCCTCAATTCGGACGCGCGCGGAGCTGATCCTGTCGTTCGGGGCCGCCACCCTGCCCCACGGACTCGTTCGCGTGCTCGCCCTCGAACAACTCTATCGCAGCCTCACCATCCTGGCCGGTCACCCGTACCATCGCGGTGAGGCGGGCTGA
- a CDS encoding murein hydrolase activator EnvC family protein gives MSEPESKPGSRRARAALALLAALSITVAARAETPKPTDPEAIQRANEERERRAENLKRVQDALAASAGQRAQFESEIAAIGSDRAKLDTALLDANRQAQATEDRLSRLEERLKAMSESEAAIRHSLQGRRGIVAEILAALQRMGRRPPPAVLVSPEDVLAAIRTSMLLGAVVPELRGEVDTLAADLAEMIRLRGLIAQDKEGLSNDLAGWAREQQRLQALVAARRARQAEVESGLTAERRRATELGAQAKNLKDLLDRTEAEVAAAKRSAEEAKAAAEREVRITQERFAAAGFRDPARLAPKVHFAEARGEVPRPVSGRVARGFNQPDGNGGTTRGVSFTTRPKASVSSPADGWVQFAGPFRSYGQLLIINAGDGYYLLLAGMDQISVEVGQFVLAGEPVGSMGDRGGGPGGSEGDPTLYVEFKKDGGSIDPEPWWAKSQNNTVLGEKVRG, from the coding sequence ATGTCCGAGCCCGAGTCGAAGCCTGGGTCGCGGCGCGCGCGCGCGGCACTCGCCCTGCTGGCCGCGCTGTCGATCACTGTCGCCGCGCGCGCCGAGACCCCGAAGCCCACGGATCCCGAGGCGATCCAGCGGGCCAACGAGGAGCGGGAGCGCCGGGCCGAGAACCTGAAGCGCGTGCAGGACGCCCTCGCCGCCAGCGCCGGACAGCGCGCGCAGTTCGAATCCGAGATCGCGGCGATCGGGTCCGACCGCGCGAAGCTCGACACCGCCCTCCTCGACGCGAATCGACAGGCGCAGGCGACGGAAGACCGCCTCAGCCGCCTGGAGGAGCGCCTGAAGGCGATGAGCGAGAGCGAGGCCGCGATCCGGCACTCGCTGCAGGGTCGGCGCGGCATCGTCGCCGAGATCCTGGCGGCGCTCCAGCGGATGGGCCGCCGCCCGCCGCCGGCGGTGCTGGTGAGCCCCGAGGACGTGCTGGCCGCGATCCGGACCTCGATGCTGCTCGGTGCCGTGGTGCCGGAACTGCGCGGCGAGGTGGACACGCTCGCGGCCGATCTCGCGGAAATGATCAGGCTGCGCGGTTTGATCGCGCAGGACAAGGAAGGCCTCTCGAACGACCTCGCCGGCTGGGCGCGCGAGCAGCAGCGCCTGCAGGCCCTGGTCGCCGCCCGGCGCGCGCGGCAGGCGGAGGTGGAGAGCGGCCTCACGGCCGAGCGGCGCCGCGCCACCGAGCTCGGCGCGCAGGCCAAGAACCTGAAGGACCTGCTCGACCGCACAGAGGCGGAGGTCGCCGCGGCGAAGCGCTCCGCCGAGGAGGCCAAGGCTGCCGCGGAGCGCGAGGTGCGCATCACGCAGGAGCGGTTCGCCGCGGCCGGCTTCCGCGATCCGGCGCGGCTCGCGCCCAAAGTGCATTTCGCCGAGGCGCGGGGCGAAGTGCCGCGGCCGGTGAGCGGACGCGTCGCACGCGGCTTCAATCAGCCCGACGGCAACGGCGGGACGACCCGCGGCGTGTCGTTCACGACCCGCCCGAAGGCGTCGGTCTCGTCCCCGGCCGACGGGTGGGTGCAGTTCGCCGGGCCGTTTCGGTCCTATGGCCAACTCTTGATCATCAACGCGGGCGACGGCTACTATCTTCTGCTCGCGGGAATGGACCAGATCAGCGTCGAGGTCGGTCAGTTCGTGCTCGCGGGCGAACCGGTCGGCAGCATGGGCGACAGGGGTGGGGGTCCCGGCGGGTCCGAGGGTGATCCCACGCTCTACGTCGAGTTCAAGAAGGACGGCGGCTCCATCGATCCGGAGCCGTGGTGGGCGAAGAGCCAGAATAATACGGTACTTGGCGAGAAGGTTCGCGGCTGA
- a CDS encoding S41 family peptidase: MRKTSLIMLGAFLGAGTSMVATQTDFLSGPRAVAASAETYRQLSLFGDVFEKVRTDYVEKPDESKMIEAAVNGMLTSLDPHSSYMDAKAFRDMQTTTRGEFGGLGIEVTMEDGLIKVVTPIDDTPAAKAGLLANDIITQIDDDQVQGLTLNQAVDKMRGPVNSSVKLKISRKESKDPIDVTLTRDVIKIKPVRSKIEGGDVAYIRLTQFNEQTFDGMRAAIDKLTGEIGADKIKGYIVDLRNNPGGLLDQAVMVSDAFLDRGEIVSTRGRNPDETQRFSAKAGDLTKGKPIVVLVNGGSASASEIVAGALQDHKRATIMGTRSFGKGSVQSIIPLGGSGALRLTTARYYTPSGRSIQAKGIEPDVEVTQDVPDELKGKDETKGEAGLKGHLKQKDTDERGGSSAYVPPDPAKDKQLISAVDFLHGIQKGAANGTPAQQQKPSLPN, from the coding sequence ATGCGCAAGACTTCCCTGATCATGCTCGGCGCCTTCCTCGGTGCCGGAACGTCCATGGTGGCGACCCAGACCGACTTCTTGTCGGGTCCGCGGGCCGTGGCCGCCTCGGCCGAGACCTACCGCCAGCTCAGCCTGTTCGGCGACGTCTTCGAGAAGGTCCGCACCGACTACGTCGAGAAGCCGGACGAGTCGAAGATGATCGAGGCGGCCGTCAACGGCATGCTGACGTCGCTCGACCCGCACTCGAGCTACATGGACGCCAAGGCGTTCCGCGACATGCAGACCACCACCCGCGGCGAGTTCGGCGGCCTCGGCATCGAGGTCACGATGGAGGACGGCTTGATCAAGGTCGTCACGCCGATCGACGACACCCCGGCGGCGAAGGCGGGCCTGCTCGCGAACGACATCATCACGCAGATCGATGACGACCAGGTCCAGGGCCTCACCCTGAACCAGGCGGTCGACAAGATGCGCGGCCCGGTCAACTCGAGCGTCAAGCTCAAGATCAGCCGCAAGGAGTCGAAGGACCCGATCGACGTCACGCTCACCCGCGACGTGATCAAGATCAAGCCGGTGCGCTCGAAGATCGAGGGTGGCGACGTCGCCTACATCCGCCTGACCCAGTTCAACGAGCAGACCTTCGACGGGATGCGGGCCGCCATCGACAAGCTCACGGGCGAGATCGGTGCCGACAAGATCAAGGGCTACATCGTCGACCTGCGCAACAACCCGGGCGGGCTGCTCGATCAGGCCGTGATGGTCTCCGACGCCTTCCTCGATCGCGGCGAGATCGTCTCCACCCGCGGCCGCAACCCGGACGAGACGCAGCGGTTCTCGGCCAAGGCCGGCGATCTGACCAAGGGCAAGCCCATCGTGGTGCTGGTCAACGGCGGTTCCGCCTCGGCCTCCGAGATCGTGGCCGGCGCCCTTCAGGATCACAAGCGCGCGACCATCATGGGCACGCGCTCCTTCGGCAAGGGCTCGGTCCAGTCGATCATCCCCCTCGGCGGCTCGGGCGCCCTCCGGCTCACCACGGCGCGCTACTACACGCCGTCGGGCCGCTCGATCCAGGCCAAGGGCATCGAGCCGGACGTCGAGGTCACGCAGGACGTGCCGGACGAGCTCAAGGGCAAGGACGAGACCAAGGGTGAGGCCGGGCTGAAGGGCCACCTGAAGCAGAAGGACACCGACGAGCGCGGCGGATCCTCCGCCTACGTCCCGCCGGATCCGGCCAAGGACAAGCAGCTGATCTCGGCCGTCGACTTCCTCCACGGCATCCAGAAGGGCGCCGCCAACGGCACGCCCGCGCAGCAGCAGAAGCCGAGCCTGCCGAACTGA
- a CDS encoding divergent polysaccharide deacetylase family protein yields MTESTDDILTRPLGVPEAAPEQPAGRIGRLIAAARRPQVAAAALAAGFAVAAGLVLALGDPQGGEPRVQVAIATREPAPHPAAQAPVAQQPQVITTAPGTAPLQRSAEEVETASGVTVVRPAGSGPSEAVVIRVPPPSAPRLAQAPDPRISEAGRHGLMPKLGEGRIRALDVYARTEEAGSGPRIAIVVTGLGVGQAATAGATARLPAAVSLAFLPYGGEAERAAARARDAGHEIFLQLPMEPFDYPDSDPGPQTLLSALRGPENADRLAWAMSRFPGYVGAVNFMGSKLMADAAFEPVLREIGARGLGFLDDGTAPKPAAAPANKGKTPVARAEIVLDATPRADAIDAALAQAEARARANGFALVSATGTPLSIDRIARWAKEIDSRGLRLVPASVALRGARDKRVSTAD; encoded by the coding sequence TTGACCGAGTCCACCGACGATATCCTCACGCGCCCCCTCGGGGTGCCGGAGGCGGCGCCGGAGCAGCCCGCAGGCCGGATCGGACGGCTGATCGCGGCTGCCCGCAGGCCCCAGGTCGCGGCCGCGGCGCTCGCGGCCGGCTTCGCGGTGGCGGCCGGCCTGGTGCTCGCGCTGGGCGACCCCCAGGGCGGTGAACCCCGGGTCCAGGTGGCGATCGCGACGCGCGAACCCGCGCCCCATCCGGCCGCACAGGCCCCCGTCGCCCAGCAGCCCCAGGTCATCACGACGGCGCCGGGAACGGCGCCCCTCCAGCGCAGCGCCGAGGAGGTCGAGACCGCGTCCGGCGTGACGGTCGTGCGCCCGGCCGGCAGCGGGCCGAGCGAGGCGGTGGTGATCCGCGTGCCGCCGCCGAGCGCCCCCCGTCTCGCCCAGGCCCCCGACCCGCGGATCAGCGAGGCGGGCCGCCACGGTCTCATGCCGAAGCTCGGCGAGGGCCGCATCCGCGCCCTCGACGTCTACGCCCGGACCGAGGAGGCCGGCAGCGGGCCGCGCATCGCGATCGTGGTGACCGGTCTCGGCGTCGGTCAGGCCGCGACCGCGGGCGCCACCGCGCGCCTGCCCGCCGCCGTGAGCCTCGCCTTCCTGCCCTACGGGGGCGAGGCCGAGCGCGCCGCGGCGCGCGCGCGGGACGCCGGCCACGAGATCTTCCTGCAACTCCCGATGGAACCCTTCGACTATCCCGACAGCGATCCGGGTCCGCAGACGCTGCTGTCCGCGCTGCGGGGACCGGAGAACGCGGACCGCCTCGCCTGGGCGATGAGCCGCTTCCCGGGCTACGTCGGCGCGGTGAACTTCATGGGCTCCAAGCTGATGGCCGACGCGGCTTTCGAGCCGGTCCTGCGCGAAATCGGTGCCCGCGGTCTCGGGTTCCTCGATGACGGCACGGCTCCGAAACCCGCGGCGGCGCCCGCCAACAAGGGCAAGACGCCGGTGGCCCGTGCCGAGATCGTCCTCGACGCCACGCCGCGCGCCGACGCGATCGACGCCGCGCTCGCCCAGGCCGAAGCCCGGGCCCGCGCCAACGGCTTCGCCCTGGTCTCGGCGACCGGGACGCCGCTGAGCATCGATCGGATCGCCCGCTGGGCGAAGGAGATCGACTCGCGCGGGCTGCGCCTCGTGCCGGCGAGCGTGGCGCTGCGGGGCGCCCGCGACAAGCGGGTCTCGACTGCCGATTGA
- a CDS encoding RNA pyrophosphohydrolase — MVAAMVTDSDPGIALPYRPCVGIALIAPSGGVFVGRRRKDAGPEHVDGPHMWQMPQGGIDPGEDAEAAARRELYEETNVPPEAVKLLAEIPDWLPYDLPPAVMKQAWKGRYRGQTQKWFAYGFVGSEDLIDVLRPGGGAHKAEFDAWRWARFSELPDLIVPFKRPVYERVVAAFAGLDRWAARS, encoded by the coding sequence ATGGTCGCCGCGATGGTAACGGATTCCGACCCGGGCATCGCCCTGCCCTACCGCCCCTGCGTGGGCATCGCCCTGATCGCGCCGTCCGGCGGCGTCTTCGTCGGGCGCCGCAGAAAGGATGCCGGTCCCGAGCACGTCGACGGTCCGCACATGTGGCAGATGCCGCAGGGCGGCATCGATCCCGGCGAGGACGCGGAGGCCGCCGCCCGCCGCGAGCTCTACGAGGAAACCAACGTTCCGCCTGAGGCCGTGAAGCTCCTGGCCGAGATTCCGGACTGGCTCCCCTACGATCTGCCGCCGGCGGTGATGAAGCAGGCTTGGAAGGGCCGCTACCGCGGACAGACGCAGAAATGGTTCGCCTACGGCTTCGTCGGCAGCGAGGATCTGATCGACGTGCTCCGGCCCGGCGGCGGCGCCCACAAGGCGGAGTTCGACGCCTGGCGGTGGGCGCGATTTTCCGAGCTTCCGGACCTGATCGTTCCCTTCAAGCGGCCGGTCTACGAGCGCGTCGTCGCCGCCTTCGCCGGCCTCGATCGATGGGCGGCGCGGTCATGA
- a CDS encoding DUF2939 domain-containing protein: MRWLAVPVALALAWLAFTMSPLWSLYDLAQAVRRHDAAYVESHVNFRTLRLSLVRQITAAMRAASETDPDLEPRDRQRLNDAAYGLGLALAETMVTPETVMDLLANGWPDKLDLERPAGTRPEGLVIRGLGRLMPYYAALEMRGFRAVVIPIPPEGSRAERTRIRLRLRGLSWRLVDIEMAEMLRAQIAAKLSRALARAKIGASAGEER, encoded by the coding sequence GTGCGCTGGCTCGCGGTCCCGGTCGCCCTCGCCCTGGCGTGGCTCGCCTTCACGATGAGCCCGCTCTGGTCGCTCTACGACCTGGCGCAGGCGGTGCGCCGGCACGATGCCGCCTATGTCGAGAGCCACGTGAACTTCCGGACGCTGCGCCTGTCGCTCGTCCGGCAGATAACCGCCGCGATGCGCGCGGCGTCCGAGACCGATCCCGACCTCGAGCCCCGCGACCGCCAGCGTCTCAACGACGCCGCCTACGGCCTCGGCCTGGCGCTCGCCGAGACGATGGTGACGCCGGAGACGGTGATGGACCTGCTGGCCAATGGCTGGCCCGACAAGCTCGACCTCGAGCGCCCGGCCGGCACACGGCCGGAGGGCCTGGTCATCCGCGGCCTCGGGCGGCTAATGCCGTACTACGCGGCCCTGGAGATGCGCGGCTTCCGCGCGGTCGTGATCCCGATCCCGCCGGAAGGGTCGCGCGCCGAGCGCACGCGGATCCGGCTGCGGCTGCGCGGCCTGAGCTGGCGCCTGGTGGATATCGAGATGGCGGAGATGCTGCGCGCGCAGATCGCCGCCAAGCTCAGCCGCGCCCTGGCACGCGCCAAGATCGGGGCCAGTGCCGGCGAGGAGCGCTGA
- a CDS encoding response regulator produces the protein MVPFAAAFVCPTLPVPDRGAATILVVEDEPTVCELAAEALLEEGYRVLTAADAWEAEAILARESVDLLFTDIDLARNTDGLSLARCARRLSPDLPVVYTSGGRASLAGCEAVPGSVFVPKPYRPSQLVALTQDVLRAAPLHTL, from the coding sequence ATGGTTCCGTTCGCCGCCGCGTTCGTCTGCCCGACCCTACCCGTCCCGGACCGGGGCGCCGCCACGATCCTGGTCGTCGAGGATGAGCCGACCGTGTGCGAGCTGGCCGCCGAGGCGCTCCTCGAAGAGGGGTACCGGGTGCTCACCGCCGCGGATGCCTGGGAAGCCGAGGCGATCCTGGCCCGGGAGAGCGTCGACCTGCTCTTCACCGATATCGATCTGGCCCGCAACACGGACGGCCTGTCGCTCGCCCGGTGCGCCCGCCGGCTCTCGCCCGACCTCCCGGTCGTCTACACCTCCGGGGGCCGGGCTTCCCTGGCGGGCTGCGAGGCCGTTCCGGGCTCGGTCTTCGTGCCGAAGCCCTACCGTCCGAGCCAACTCGTGGCGCTGACGCAGGATGTCCTGCGCGCCGCGCCCCTGCACACCCTCTGA
- a CDS encoding YoaK family protein, which yields MNRPAQLGVGLLLTGMAGYVDALGFVRLGGLYTSFMSGNTTQLAVLGAQVELHHMILPAILILAFLTGSVLGSGLAILVPPRWATPAVLAYESLLILAGLGLGLQSPELGVAAFFVALAMGSQNAVLAQVKGFRAGTTFVTGALFSLGQKIAQALTRTGDPLGWLGDASVWISLLFGAYLGARAYQQFGLYALIAPAAISGGLALITAFLVLRTAPPAANVPPT from the coding sequence GTGAACCGCCCGGCTCAGTTGGGCGTCGGCCTGCTCCTCACCGGTATGGCCGGCTACGTCGACGCCCTCGGCTTCGTACGGCTCGGCGGCCTCTACACATCCTTCATGAGCGGCAACACCACGCAGCTCGCCGTTCTCGGCGCCCAGGTCGAGCTGCACCACATGATCCTCCCGGCGATCCTGATCCTGGCGTTCCTGACGGGATCGGTCCTCGGGAGCGGGCTGGCGATCCTGGTGCCGCCGCGCTGGGCGACGCCGGCGGTCCTCGCCTACGAGTCGCTCCTGATCCTCGCCGGTCTGGGGCTCGGACTCCAGTCGCCCGAGCTCGGCGTCGCGGCCTTCTTCGTCGCCTTGGCGATGGGATCCCAGAACGCGGTCCTGGCGCAGGTGAAAGGCTTCCGGGCCGGCACCACCTTCGTCACCGGCGCGCTGTTCAGCCTCGGCCAGAAGATCGCGCAGGCCCTGACCCGCACCGGAGATCCGCTAGGCTGGCTCGGCGACGCCTCCGTCTGGATCTCGCTACTGTTCGGCGCCTACCTGGGCGCGCGGGCCTATCAGCAATTCGGTCTCTACGCGCTGATCGCCCCGGCGGCGATCTCGGGTGGCCTGGCGTTGATTACCGCCTTCCTGGTCTTGCGCACCGCGCCGCCGGCCGCAAATGTCCCCCCGACATGA
- a CDS encoding WD40 repeat domain-containing protein — translation MSSPVSNPSLTSHVATLEPGEHVLAAHFLKDVPALALSDGTVALVREDGIARVAAHPDSGILVAAGGVDRLLTGGDDGRVVAIRADGATEQLGLAKGGAWIDALAAHPDGAVAWSAGRTVVARDAKGREKTFEAPSSARGLVFAPKGYRLGVAHYNGVSLWYPNLETPAEVITWKGSHIDVTWSPDGRFVVSTMQENSLHGWRLQPDRGHMRMSGYPGKVRSMSWSFDGNLLATSGAEAAIVWPFDSKEGPTGKAPRECGVRPARVSRVAFHPKAPVLAMGYEDGCILLVRFTDAAELLVRPAVQGSGVTALGWDARGGRLLFGCADGKAGLLTLPG, via the coding sequence ATGAGCAGCCCCGTCAGCAACCCGTCCCTCACCAGTCACGTCGCCACGCTGGAGCCCGGCGAGCACGTGCTCGCCGCGCATTTCCTGAAGGACGTGCCGGCCCTGGCGCTCAGCGACGGCACGGTCGCGCTGGTGCGGGAGGACGGGATCGCCCGCGTCGCCGCCCATCCCGACAGCGGGATCCTCGTCGCGGCCGGCGGAGTCGACCGGCTGCTCACCGGGGGCGACGACGGCCGCGTGGTGGCGATTCGCGCCGACGGCGCGACGGAGCAGCTCGGCCTCGCCAAGGGCGGCGCCTGGATCGACGCGCTCGCCGCCCATCCCGACGGTGCGGTGGCGTGGTCGGCCGGCCGGACCGTCGTGGCCCGCGACGCGAAGGGCCGCGAGAAGACCTTCGAGGCGCCGTCCTCCGCCCGCGGCCTCGTCTTCGCGCCCAAGGGCTACCGGCTCGGCGTCGCCCACTACAACGGCGTGAGCCTCTGGTACCCCAATCTGGAGACGCCCGCAGAGGTCATCACCTGGAAGGGCTCGCATATCGACGTCACGTGGTCGCCGGACGGGCGCTTCGTAGTGTCGACCATGCAGGAGAACAGCCTGCACGGCTGGCGCCTCCAGCCGGACCGCGGGCACATGCGGATGTCGGGCTATCCCGGCAAGGTCCGCTCGATGTCGTGGTCGTTCGACGGGAACTTGCTCGCCACCAGCGGGGCCGAGGCGGCGATCGTGTGGCCCTTCGACTCCAAGGAAGGTCCGACCGGCAAGGCCCCGCGGGAATGCGGCGTCCGCCCGGCCCGTGTCTCCCGCGTGGCGTTCCACCCGAAGGCGCCGGTCCTGGCCATGGGCTACGAGGACGGCTGCATCCTGCTCGTCCGCTTCACCGACGCGGCCGAGTTGCTGGTGCGACCGGCCGTCCAGGGGAGCGGCGTCACGGCGCTCGGCTGGGACGCGCGCGGCGGCCGCCTGCTGTTCGGCTGCGCCGACGGCAAGGCCGGCCTCCTCACGCTGCCGGGCTGA
- a CDS encoding DUF2937 family protein — MFRVFRTFGLALGLLGGLVAAQAPEFAQQYAQRLGGAADELRRQVAVLESDAQASGTTREGAVDRLRANPDQLVARRGEAARADIARLARLSAQQQALSAATSPLGRVVAMLRDPDVPVAEAAYHDFSPAVPTNADGLAAGLIGFFVAWGGWRVASDVGRRAARRRPRETATVA, encoded by the coding sequence ATGTTTCGCGTGTTCCGCACCTTCGGCCTCGCCCTCGGCCTGCTCGGAGGCTTGGTCGCCGCGCAGGCCCCAGAATTCGCGCAGCAATACGCGCAGCGCCTCGGGGGCGCCGCGGACGAGCTCCGTCGGCAGGTGGCGGTCCTCGAATCCGACGCGCAGGCGTCCGGGACGACGCGCGAGGGCGCCGTCGACCGGCTGCGCGCCAACCCGGACCAGCTCGTCGCCCGCCGCGGCGAGGCCGCGCGGGCCGACATCGCCCGTCTCGCCCGCCTGAGCGCCCAGCAGCAGGCCCTGAGTGCGGCGACGAGCCCACTCGGACGTGTGGTGGCGATGCTCCGCGACCCTGACGTGCCGGTGGCCGAGGCCGCCTATCACGACTTCAGCCCGGCCGTGCCCACGAACGCCGACGGCTTGGCCGCGGGTCTGATCGGGTTCTTCGTCGCGTGGGGCGGCTGGCGCGTCGCCTCGGATGTCGGCCGGCGGGCCGCACGCCGGCGCCCGCGGGAGACCGCGACCGTCGCCTGA
- a CDS encoding alpha/beta hydrolase, producing MRLDRRLLLAGLGSVLGLRNARAEGPAETAPQPAPHESIRALPRSLPGADLQVIELWPGAPPGGGDGPNPDGYRYVEGTFGDVTRVARPCLLVMRPANPNGAAMIVAAGGGYEFIALGNEGVPVGRVLNAAGITVFLLVYRLPAEGWGSGPDAPRQDAQRALRLVRARGAEFGIDPARVGVLGFSAGGHLMGETAVGSARDLYAGVDTADAQPTRPVLAGLIYPVITMRKPFDRTATRRILVGDEVTPDEMKTYSVDLQVGPETPPTFLVQAIDDPVAVADHPLLMFSALRKARVPAELHLFERGGHGFGLGAPGTPVAAWPGLFLAWIRLHGFLRA from the coding sequence TTGCGCCTCGACCGCCGTCTCCTGCTCGCCGGTCTCGGAAGCGTCCTCGGGCTGCGCAACGCCCGGGCGGAAGGGCCGGCGGAGACGGCACCGCAGCCCGCGCCGCACGAGTCGATCCGGGCTCTGCCGCGCTCGCTGCCCGGCGCGGATCTGCAGGTGATCGAGCTGTGGCCCGGCGCGCCGCCGGGCGGCGGTGACGGGCCGAACCCGGACGGCTACCGCTACGTCGAGGGGACCTTCGGCGACGTCACCCGGGTCGCGCGGCCCTGTCTGCTGGTCATGCGTCCGGCCAACCCGAACGGCGCCGCGATGATCGTTGCGGCGGGCGGCGGCTACGAGTTCATCGCCCTCGGTAACGAGGGCGTCCCGGTCGGCCGCGTCCTGAACGCCGCCGGCATCACGGTCTTCCTCCTCGTCTACCGCCTGCCCGCGGAGGGCTGGGGCTCGGGGCCGGACGCGCCGCGGCAGGACGCGCAGCGCGCCCTCCGGCTGGTCCGGGCGCGCGGCGCTGAGTTCGGCATCGATCCCGCGCGGGTCGGCGTCCTCGGCTTCTCGGCGGGCGGCCACCTGATGGGCGAGACCGCCGTCGGGAGCGCCCGGGACCTGTACGCGGGCGTCGACACCGCCGACGCCCAGCCGACCCGGCCGGTGCTGGCCGGTCTGATCTACCCCGTCATCACCATGCGCAAGCCGTTCGACCGGACCGCGACCCGCCGCATCCTGGTCGGCGACGAGGTCACCCCCGACGAGATGAAGACCTACTCGGTGGATCTGCAGGTCGGGCCGGAGACGCCGCCGACCTTTTTGGTCCAGGCGATCGACGACCCCGTCGCCGTGGCCGACCACCCGCTGCTGATGTTCTCGGCGCTGCGCAAGGCGCGGGTGCCGGCCGAGCTGCACCTGTTCGAGCGCGGCGGCCACGGCTTCGGGCTCGGCGCGCCCGGGACACCCGTGGCGGCCTGGCCGGGCCTTTTCCTGGCCTGGATCCGCCTGCACGGTTTCCTGCGCGCCTGA